In a genomic window of Leptospira hartskeerlii:
- a CDS encoding DUF1566 domain-containing protein, with protein MSKLSISFFAQFILVLLLFVNCGPENLQSSIQSALLQLLSESLGATNGNSITPGKSISLNGTRVPPLVGSVLDPSNNGTTVGIATENTSVPNLILLYASNGKPFAVDANGDGILDYYLCFGGSGSVTLNTGINCSGGQVVVLNTRGFDTNLDGVADNPILSDMAGDSTSPSSLISPTPGLYGGSQSVTINCSDNVAPGNIVYTTDGSVPTFSPLNGKVTNPPRASFAVGGAGDGSYTIKYRCRDFAGNVESVQTAVYQINHNIPIISITSALTSAYLSVNSGSIQSANVSWQSSQSGSYSIRLNATNCSDGTVLNSGTATANTNIPSTISASQLSLGSNSIYLCVTSGLSGHSILTITRDDTAPSITPNPGAGTYGSSPQNIQLGCNDTSSCKIAYTLDGSDPSINPTTGVISNGNLYSGSSIGLSNGSTEIRSVARDSAGNISTILSSTYAINSSVATVTVNAYIPVSKAVNSNSSSTVRIDWQASLSGFYKIYIGSSATCNSGTLATGTNVGGTATANVQVSSILDNSNFVNGSNTVLICIANASLDPQYGSLSTTITKDSVLPTVSSSTPANNGLSIAVSPATLTIQFSEPMDATLIPATDSNLCPSSAPTTPAAITAYVYDGLSLNCTDVSAKFTWADVNKTKLVVDLSWINYPENTKVLLSFPNTYIKDLAGNAIASDVNVSFTTTKEPKKFPVLKTSQASCSDANGNPIPCTGTGQDGDYTSKNTNRSYTGPTNIGSGYITTDVSTGLVWKTCALGWEVQTGTPDTCVKNTSGSLGPWPFYNDNSQTTPLLSAVNACSTLNLSTYGNISNWRLPTASELATLPTYGSGSTPAIDTNAFLSTSSGSLSTYWANYWSATSYFGDPYYSWATVFSDGSATTSVKPTSNGIFCVSSSNSHSAQISFTINKVAGVEDGTVTDNVTGLMWQKCTNGLSGTSCNTGSATSSTWTAALASCNALTLVGKTWRLPNINELRSIMDYSKANPSVDATYFPGTLSNYYWSSTSYSPSPSNAWYVHFNRGLVSPFAAKSNAYFVRCVTD; from the coding sequence AGCCTAGGGGCAACGAATGGAAACTCGATAACTCCAGGAAAATCTATTAGCCTGAACGGAACACGTGTTCCGCCTCTTGTCGGTAGCGTACTGGATCCTAGTAATAATGGAACGACTGTTGGAATTGCTACTGAGAATACTTCCGTTCCGAATTTGATCCTGTTGTATGCTAGTAATGGTAAACCCTTTGCCGTGGATGCAAATGGGGACGGTATTTTAGACTATTATCTTTGCTTTGGGGGAAGCGGGAGTGTTACTTTAAATACAGGAATTAATTGTTCGGGTGGGCAAGTGGTCGTATTGAATACTCGCGGATTCGATACGAATTTAGATGGGGTGGCGGACAACCCTATTCTTTCCGATATGGCAGGTGACTCAACTAGTCCCAGCAGTTTGATTAGTCCTACTCCAGGTCTTTATGGTGGAAGCCAATCCGTAACTATCAATTGCTCTGATAATGTAGCCCCAGGCAATATAGTTTATACTACCGATGGTTCGGTCCCCACCTTCTCTCCTTTGAACGGAAAAGTTACCAATCCTCCTCGAGCTTCATTTGCTGTTGGCGGAGCAGGAGACGGCAGTTATACGATTAAATATCGATGCAGGGATTTTGCCGGAAATGTTGAGAGTGTCCAAACTGCAGTTTACCAGATCAATCATAATATTCCGATTATTTCCATCACCAGCGCTTTAACCTCCGCATATCTTAGTGTGAATTCTGGTTCGATCCAATCTGCAAATGTTTCTTGGCAGTCCAGTCAATCCGGTTCCTATTCGATTCGTTTAAATGCGACTAACTGTAGCGATGGAACCGTTTTAAATAGCGGTACAGCGACAGCAAATACCAATATTCCATCCACAATCTCCGCAAGTCAGTTGAGCTTAGGATCCAATTCAATCTACCTTTGCGTTACTTCGGGTTTAAGCGGACATTCGATCTTAACTATTACCAGGGATGATACTGCGCCATCTATTACTCCGAATCCAGGTGCCGGAACTTACGGATCTTCTCCTCAGAACATTCAATTGGGTTGTAACGATACAAGTAGTTGTAAGATCGCTTATACGTTAGACGGTTCGGATCCTTCTATCAATCCGACAACAGGCGTAATATCGAACGGTAATCTTTATTCCGGTTCTTCGATCGGGCTCTCGAACGGTTCAACTGAGATCAGATCAGTCGCAAGAGATAGCGCGGGGAATATTTCAACCATTCTTAGTTCTACATACGCTATTAATTCTTCGGTTGCGACTGTGACAGTAAATGCTTATATTCCTGTGAGCAAGGCGGTCAATTCTAACTCTAGCTCCACTGTTCGAATCGATTGGCAGGCGAGTCTATCCGGTTTTTATAAAATATACATCGGATCTTCCGCTACATGCAATTCTGGTACTTTGGCTACCGGAACGAATGTGGGTGGTACGGCAACTGCAAACGTCCAAGTATCTTCCATTTTAGATAATTCCAATTTTGTAAACGGTTCCAATACGGTTTTGATTTGTATTGCGAATGCTAGTTTGGATCCTCAATACGGAAGTTTGAGTACGACGATTACTAAGGATAGTGTGTTGCCCACCGTTTCTTCTTCTACTCCGGCAAACAATGGATTGAGCATTGCGGTATCACCTGCTACATTAACGATCCAATTTAGCGAACCGATGGACGCCACTTTGATCCCTGCAACTGATTCCAATCTTTGTCCTTCTTCAGCACCTACGACTCCCGCTGCGATTACGGCTTATGTATACGATGGATTAAGTTTGAATTGTACGGATGTCTCTGCAAAATTCACTTGGGCTGACGTAAATAAGACTAAGCTTGTGGTAGATCTTTCTTGGATTAATTATCCGGAGAATACTAAGGTTTTGCTTTCTTTTCCGAATACATATATCAAAGACCTTGCCGGAAATGCGATAGCTTCCGATGTGAACGTAAGCTTTACAACCACGAAAGAGCCGAAAAAGTTCCCTGTATTGAAGACTAGCCAGGCTTCCTGTTCAGATGCTAATGGAAATCCTATTCCATGCACCGGAACCGGTCAAGACGGCGATTATACAAGCAAGAACACTAACAGAAGTTATACTGGACCTACAAATATCGGCTCAGGGTATATTACTACCGATGTATCCACAGGGTTAGTTTGGAAAACTTGCGCTTTGGGATGGGAAGTGCAAACCGGAACTCCGGATACATGCGTAAAAAATACATCCGGTTCTTTAGGCCCTTGGCCTTTCTATAATGACAATAGCCAAACCACGCCGCTTCTTTCTGCTGTAAATGCCTGTTCCACTTTGAATCTTTCCACTTACGGTAATATCTCAAATTGGAGATTACCAACCGCTTCCGAGCTTGCGACTCTGCCTACCTACGGTTCCGGAAGCACGCCTGCAATCGATACTAACGCATTTTTAAGTACTTCCAGCGGTTCACTCTCCACATATTGGGCTAATTATTGGAGTGCTACATCTTACTTTGGTGACCCGTATTATTCTTGGGCTACTGTCTTTAGCGATGGTTCCGCAACAACCTCTGTTAAACCTACTTCTAACGGGATCTTTTGTGTCTCTTCTTCTAATTCTCATTCGGCACAGATATCTTTCACGATCAATAAGGTCGCCGGAGTAGAAGATGGTACAGTTACGGATAATGTGACCGGTTTGATGTGGCAAAAATGTACAAACGGATTATCCGGAACGAGTTGTAACACAGGTTCGGCGACTAGTTCTACTTGGACTGCAGCTTTAGCAAGTTGTAATGCATTAACTCTTGTTGGCAAGACTTGGCGATTGCCAAATATCAATGAGTTGAGATCTATTATGGATTACTCAAAGGCCAATCCTTCGGTGGATGCAACTTATTTCCCCGGTACATTATCAAATTATTATTGGTCTTCTACTTCCTATTCACCATCGCCTTCGAACGCATGGTATGTTCATTTTAATCGAGGATTGGTTAGCCCTTTTGCAGCGAAGAGTAACGCGTATTTCGTACGTTGTGTTACCGATTAA
- a CDS encoding TolC family protein — protein MQNRGNVERVRIHMNMDQAVLIGTTNNIILRTLDSKKEIAKMVIAERWREFLPKVGVQYLGLRNVNTGSSDNLYNDVRLTVQQLVFDGGEASLQVEVAKLNDLLNEQDFKINSTKVKLEIQKAYMKALAAKGKILLGRKSVEKMEESLRKSKVEFSQGLITKVQLMEVSNKIKQAQFTFLKFKNESNQALLELKQVLSLDFHVDIDLEENIYTDFAITEPVFDTEETIIRAINTREDLKKSQVIVRKLKNEKKIADNYWIPKLYLGGYAGKNGNEFPLRHDIYGVNFNFVMPLGSSVVQSNGSMGVQKDGTGIQTYPGFGNQTVGPGLNGYESSTIKFFDNMAYSRKIMEGEVQLSEAVLSLKNMENQVAVEVQKSLDRTTEAWELLKISNSRVLLNWEALKISNTKMNVGQSKKEDLLNSELDFVRAEQELTDSLVGYMISCYEAAYIANVDVTQRKLIQFQKGRGNSLIGALLQGKDPKKAAAVDSNDGASFPGAN, from the coding sequence ATGCAGAATCGCGGGAACGTAGAAAGAGTTAGGATCCATATGAATATGGACCAAGCCGTTTTGATCGGGACTACGAATAATATTATTCTGCGAACCCTGGATTCCAAAAAAGAAATCGCAAAGATGGTAATTGCCGAAAGATGGAGAGAATTTCTTCCTAAGGTCGGAGTACAGTATCTGGGTTTACGGAATGTTAATACCGGTTCTTCCGATAACCTATATAACGATGTGCGCTTAACAGTCCAGCAGCTTGTCTTTGACGGAGGAGAAGCCAGTCTCCAGGTAGAAGTCGCTAAATTAAACGATCTTTTGAACGAACAGGATTTTAAGATCAACTCAACAAAGGTCAAATTGGAGATTCAAAAGGCTTATATGAAAGCCTTGGCTGCTAAAGGAAAAATCTTATTAGGCCGCAAATCGGTAGAGAAGATGGAAGAATCCTTGAGGAAGTCTAAGGTCGAATTTAGCCAAGGACTTATTACGAAAGTCCAATTGATGGAAGTTTCGAATAAGATCAAACAGGCCCAATTTACTTTTCTGAAATTTAAGAACGAGTCTAATCAAGCGCTTTTGGAATTGAAGCAGGTTTTGTCTTTAGACTTCCATGTGGATATCGATCTAGAAGAGAATATTTATACAGATTTCGCAATTACCGAACCTGTTTTCGACACGGAAGAAACGATTATTCGAGCTATTAACACTAGAGAGGATTTGAAAAAATCCCAGGTTATCGTTCGAAAACTTAAGAATGAGAAAAAAATAGCGGATAACTACTGGATACCTAAGCTCTATTTAGGAGGTTATGCAGGTAAGAACGGTAATGAATTTCCGTTACGTCACGATATTTATGGAGTTAATTTCAATTTCGTTATGCCGCTCGGTAGTTCCGTCGTTCAATCGAACGGGAGTATGGGTGTTCAGAAGGATGGAACCGGTATCCAAACATATCCCGGTTTTGGTAACCAAACTGTCGGTCCCGGTTTAAACGGATATGAATCCAGCACGATCAAGTTTTTCGATAATATGGCCTACTCCCGTAAGATCATGGAAGGCGAAGTGCAATTATCGGAAGCGGTCTTAAGTCTTAAGAATATGGAAAACCAAGTCGCGGTCGAAGTGCAAAAGAGTTTGGACCGTACTACGGAAGCCTGGGAGCTTCTGAAAATCTCCAATTCTAGAGTTCTTTTGAATTGGGAAGCATTAAAGATTAGTAATACTAAAATGAATGTAGGTCAATCTAAGAAGGAAGATCTTTTGAATTCCGAATTGGATTTTGTCCGTGCGGAGCAGGAATTGACCGACTCTTTAGTTGGCTATATGATTAGCTGCTACGAAGCGGCTTATATTGCGAATGTGGATGTAACTCAGAGAAAACTGATCCAATTCCAAAAAGGGAGAGGAAACTCTTTGATCGGTGCATTATTGCAAGGGAAAGATCCAAAAAAAGCAGCGGCTGTAGATTCCAATGATGGGGCTTCTTTCCCCGGTGCGAATTGA
- a CDS encoding Ig-like domain-containing protein → MKRFLIIGLIIVSALTNCDSVAKNLLKVDPFIGETEPPKVIFSNPASGMQNLPTNQSFSIGFSRPMNINSCQLAFTISPSTPGFFSNTAGLILTFTPTSALNAGTYTFNLTKACEDPDGMDIQNPFSASVAVGTSTGSLGSNPTISGMYVYAGTSSACNTSNAALTDFLNGNVQNACMGNPSQNQILINFSRPMNTQTTNSAISISPSVSGSYTWTSNTILTITLDSALNLNQRYTVVVGASATDQNNIAMKQSVQSSFYVGSGNANPGVSSMTVLSGSQAGCQAGIGSATNFLTSTVNNGCVGNPTNNTITFNFTTPMDTQSTQNAVSFSPSIPGSFSWSNGNQTLTLVSDSTLSFGTRYQVGVGTSAQSSSLISMQQAVVGSFVAGALNSAPIVQAVGLASQTGAPGCSTTYPGTGSSTGGDWNLGFCWWDSSLPVLSPSSYKFRGGDDGAATATSCADQTTDDFRLVFNNYMDTGTTASAVSLSRVSGTSTVIRLSTWSWSDCQVSYPFGCRVLDLKFAEIEASCGGNGAFGASGDYNLTKAGLDFTNAYAPIAVDPNSPVYTIEVNSSATDVNGRSLSSPFTFSAVSQ, encoded by the coding sequence ATGAAGAGATTTTTAATCATCGGATTGATCATCGTTTCGGCCTTAACTAATTGTGATTCGGTTGCGAAAAATTTATTGAAGGTGGATCCTTTTATAGGAGAGACAGAACCGCCCAAAGTTATTTTCAGTAATCCCGCTTCCGGTATGCAAAATTTGCCGACTAACCAATCTTTTTCCATCGGTTTTAGTCGACCTATGAATATCAATAGTTGTCAGCTTGCGTTTACGATTTCTCCGTCGACTCCCGGATTTTTTAGCAATACTGCAGGTTTAATTTTAACCTTCACTCCTACTTCCGCTTTGAATGCAGGGACATATACTTTCAATCTTACGAAAGCATGTGAAGATCCGGATGGTATGGATATTCAGAATCCGTTTAGTGCCTCCGTAGCTGTAGGAACTTCGACAGGAAGTTTGGGTTCTAATCCGACGATCTCCGGTATGTATGTGTATGCGGGCACTTCTTCCGCATGTAACACTTCAAATGCTGCGTTAACCGACTTTTTGAATGGGAACGTGCAGAATGCCTGTATGGGAAATCCTTCTCAGAATCAAATTCTGATCAATTTTTCTCGTCCGATGAATACTCAGACTACGAATTCGGCGATTTCGATCAGTCCTAGCGTTTCTGGAAGTTATACCTGGACCTCTAATACAATTCTTACGATTACTTTAGACTCTGCGCTAAACCTGAATCAACGTTATACTGTCGTAGTGGGAGCATCCGCTACGGATCAGAATAATATCGCAATGAAACAATCAGTTCAGTCAAGTTTCTACGTCGGGTCCGGTAATGCCAATCCAGGTGTTTCTTCCATGACAGTTTTGAGCGGTTCGCAAGCAGGTTGTCAGGCTGGGATCGGAAGTGCGACTAATTTCTTAACTAGTACTGTGAATAACGGCTGCGTGGGTAATCCTACTAATAATACGATTACATTCAATTTTACTACTCCGATGGATACTCAAAGTACTCAAAATGCCGTTTCTTTTTCTCCTAGTATTCCTGGTAGTTTTAGTTGGTCGAACGGTAACCAGACTCTTACTCTGGTTTCGGATTCTACCTTGTCGTTCGGTACTCGTTATCAAGTTGGTGTAGGAACCTCCGCACAATCATCCAGTTTGATCTCGATGCAGCAAGCTGTAGTCGGAAGTTTTGTGGCGGGGGCGTTGAACTCGGCTCCGATCGTTCAAGCTGTAGGGTTAGCTAGTCAAACTGGTGCGCCTGGTTGTTCTACTACTTATCCAGGAACAGGGAGTTCTACCGGTGGAGACTGGAATTTAGGATTCTGTTGGTGGGATTCTTCTTTGCCGGTTCTTTCTCCGAGTTCGTATAAGTTTAGAGGTGGAGATGACGGTGCGGCGACGGCCACTTCCTGTGCGGATCAAACCACAGACGATTTTAGATTGGTCTTCAATAACTATATGGATACGGGGACCACTGCTAGTGCGGTTTCTTTGAGTAGAGTTTCAGGGACTTCTACAGTAATTCGTCTATCCACTTGGAGTTGGAGCGATTGCCAGGTCTCTTATCCATTCGGCTGTAGAGTTTTAGATTTGAAATTTGCCGAAATCGAAGCCAGTTGCGGTGGTAATGGTGCGTTCGGTGCTTCGGGAGATTATAATCTAACAAAAGCGGGGTTGGATTTTACGAACGCATACGCTCCGATTGCAGTCGACCCGAATAGTCCGGTGTATACGATCGAGGTCAATAGTTCTGCGACTGATGTCAACGGTCGTAGTTTGAGTTCTCCATTCACATTCTCCGCGGTGAGTCAGTAA
- a CDS encoding lipoprotein, with protein MFFNKYISISIILIFFSVNCSYSGFLNSGSMRIAIKKESVKSTYLLGYIENRDNHFDPYNTKNLSNMLKFELLNAGYGILVLDDYIKVTEDSASREIGSKKEPKDILAQLAENAKMSGGGVSPGGQDSGFLSPDYSSKLLRESEIKTVQAVTHFDFFIQGALAMNDNRKILDKIENGILFLEIFDKNGKFVSGINYTVEGRTLTEAELLKSICSRVIDKLEKREDPKPWWKF; from the coding sequence ATGTTTTTTAATAAGTACATATCTATTTCGATTATTCTAATATTCTTTTCCGTAAATTGCTCTTATTCCGGTTTTTTGAATTCCGGCTCAATGAGGATTGCGATTAAAAAAGAATCGGTCAAATCTACCTATCTTTTGGGTTATATAGAGAACCGGGATAACCATTTCGATCCATACAATACTAAGAACTTATCAAATATGCTTAAGTTCGAACTTTTGAATGCAGGTTACGGTATTCTGGTTTTGGACGACTATATCAAGGTTACCGAAGATTCGGCTTCAAGGGAGATCGGAAGCAAGAAAGAACCTAAAGATATTTTGGCTCAATTGGCGGAAAACGCTAAGATGAGCGGAGGCGGGGTAAGCCCTGGCGGACAAGATTCAGGCTTTCTATCTCCGGATTACAGTTCTAAATTATTAAGAGAATCCGAAATTAAAACGGTTCAAGCAGTTACACATTTCGATTTTTTTATCCAGGGCGCTCTCGCGATGAACGATAATCGTAAAATACTGGATAAGATCGAAAACGGGATCCTGTTTTTGGAAATATTCGATAAAAACGGAAAATTTGTGAGCGGTATAAACTATACAGTCGAGGGTAGAACCTTAACTGAGGCGGAACTTTTGAAATCCATTTGCAGTCGAGTCATCGACAAATTGGAAAAAAGAGAAGATCCTAAACCGTGGTGGAAATTTTAA
- a CDS encoding tetratricopeptide repeat protein has protein sequence MNLFWVNKRSEALKILNEIHKENPGYKDTLFVMGKINYYDLKFPEAKKYFEEIYDKDPENLTALLWILKCQFASGVRDQSVFENLQAFMKRDPNNLEALYIGGRLLEEAGKTDLAIQNYSQMILQTPQIALAHKQLSGIYKRANVAQKADFHFKQFQAFTKKE, from the coding sequence ATGAATCTTTTTTGGGTCAATAAAAGATCAGAAGCTTTGAAAATCCTAAACGAGATCCATAAGGAAAATCCTGGATATAAGGATACTTTATTCGTTATGGGAAAAATCAACTATTACGATCTTAAATTTCCCGAAGCCAAGAAATACTTCGAAGAAATATACGATAAGGATCCGGAAAATTTAACGGCGTTACTTTGGATCCTAAAATGCCAATTTGCTTCCGGGGTTCGTGACCAGTCGGTTTTCGAGAATCTTCAGGCATTTATGAAAAGAGATCCGAATAATCTAGAGGCTTTGTATATCGGTGGTAGGCTTTTGGAAGAAGCAGGTAAGACGGATTTGGCAATCCAGAATTATTCGCAAATGATTTTGCAGACGCCGCAGATAGCCCTCGCACATAAACAGTTGTCGGGAATTTATAAAAGAGCGAATGTCGCCCAGAAGGCCGATTTTCACTTTAAACAGTTCCAGGCTTTTACAAAAAAAGAATAA
- a CDS encoding efflux RND transporter periplasmic adaptor subunit — MDLFKLLFSNKVIRYIAIGITVYLVSFFIYSKATRGARANQFVTKAGDFVFKPAHAVFGKPNRSESFEERGFGGAFGESDDAQNVPSIGALKVEQRMISPNIDVSGLVDFESKADIFSKIGGRLEKIFVQEGEEVSLGQKVFQVESLQMELELMKQQATLEASRSQARLAREKWEKAKMNVYGLLQEKEKSEAIFEKAREELEKARATFFAIEEVYKVGGLSKEEFETAKLGLTTKETALGVAKRDKEIRSIGLTDEDIVQNGYVLPRSKEEKLNLFKEINTKIERAEYEAMEGVCRSHEAQVNSTKTMLKEVIVYSPMRGVVAKKYKSEGELLGGSSGNPAVLTIININKVYAVFNITETESTVLKKGMRVDFFADVFPDIKFSGKVTLVSPLVDQKAHTVEVRAIVENVGKKLKPGMFIRANIVLGNPTPTILLPSISLLANEGDKSSVFVFKDGRCYSTEVKVGKKYGNDVEILQGLQQNDVVLLEKLSQLRDGMPVTPSFSR; from the coding sequence ATGGATTTATTTAAGTTATTATTTTCCAATAAAGTTATTCGATATATCGCGATTGGTATCACGGTTTATTTGGTTAGCTTTTTCATCTATTCCAAGGCGACTAGAGGAGCTCGGGCCAATCAGTTTGTAACTAAGGCCGGAGATTTTGTGTTCAAGCCTGCTCATGCGGTTTTCGGAAAGCCGAATCGGTCCGAAAGTTTCGAAGAGAGAGGGTTTGGGGGAGCTTTTGGAGAATCAGACGACGCTCAAAATGTTCCATCTATAGGCGCTCTAAAAGTCGAGCAACGTATGATCTCTCCGAATATAGATGTGTCCGGTCTAGTCGATTTTGAAAGTAAGGCGGATATATTCTCCAAGATCGGCGGAAGACTGGAAAAGATCTTCGTTCAAGAAGGTGAGGAAGTCTCTTTAGGACAGAAGGTGTTCCAAGTCGAAAGCCTTCAGATGGAACTGGAGTTGATGAAACAGCAGGCGACTTTAGAAGCTTCCCGATCCCAAGCTCGTTTGGCGAGAGAGAAGTGGGAAAAAGCCAAAATGAATGTATATGGCTTGCTCCAAGAAAAGGAAAAAAGCGAGGCTATCTTCGAAAAGGCAAGAGAAGAACTCGAAAAAGCCAGAGCTACTTTTTTCGCAATAGAAGAGGTTTATAAGGTCGGTGGTCTTAGTAAGGAAGAGTTCGAGACCGCCAAACTTGGGTTAACTACAAAGGAAACAGCATTAGGAGTAGCTAAAAGGGATAAGGAAATCCGTAGTATAGGATTGACCGACGAGGATATCGTTCAGAACGGTTATGTACTCCCGCGTTCTAAAGAGGAAAAACTCAATCTTTTCAAGGAAATCAATACTAAAATAGAAAGAGCGGAATACGAGGCGATGGAAGGGGTATGTAGATCCCACGAAGCGCAAGTGAACTCTACCAAAACTATGCTGAAGGAAGTCATAGTTTATTCTCCTATGAGGGGTGTAGTCGCTAAGAAGTATAAGTCCGAGGGAGAACTTCTGGGAGGTTCGTCGGGAAATCCAGCGGTTCTTACTATCATCAACATTAATAAAGTATATGCAGTTTTTAATATTACGGAAACCGAATCTACAGTTTTGAAAAAAGGAATGCGTGTAGATTTTTTTGCAGATGTTTTTCCTGATATAAAATTTTCCGGGAAAGTAACTTTGGTGAGCCCTCTGGTGGATCAGAAAGCGCATACTGTGGAAGTCAGAGCGATCGTAGAGAACGTAGGTAAAAAATTAAAGCCCGGAATGTTTATCAGAGCGAACATCGTTTTGGGAAATCCGACTCCTACTATTCTTCTTCCATCGATCTCTTTACTTGCTAATGAAGGAGATAAATCTTCAGTTTTCGTTTTCAAAGACGGTCGTTGTTATAGCACTGAAGTTAAAGTTGGAAAAAAATACGGGAATGATGTAGAAATTCTCCAAGGGCTCCAGCAGAACGATGTTGTTCTTTTGGAAAAACTTTCCCAATTGAGGGACGGCATGCCCGTGACGCCTTCTTTCAGTAGATAA